One genomic segment of Theobroma cacao cultivar B97-61/B2 chromosome 6, Criollo_cocoa_genome_V2, whole genome shotgun sequence includes these proteins:
- the LOC18595755 gene encoding biotin carboxyl carrier protein of acetyl-CoA carboxylase, with the protein MASCGIGAPNIKVPKLSFGKARVDNSKLNNVRIWTRKRTMQYAGLVRRSEKTFNIGCGPTLQTLATTNLADDFEETKMSGLTSQLIPNSSGVESLVRDICDTTSVAEFELKLGGFRLYIMRDLAGKSEPPPAIPSPPPVSVSTSKTVEAPDSNGSVSTPTLAITKPLSSSGRIQLLLDKAADEGLVILQSPKVGFFRRSRTIKGKRAPPSCKEKQTVKEGQVLCYIEQLGGEIPIESDVSGEVIKILRDDGDPVGYGDALIALLPSFPGIKKLQ; encoded by the exons GTGGCATAGGAGCTCCAAATATTAAAGTTCCAAAGTTGAGCTTTGGAAAAGCAAGAGTTGATAATTCAAAACTGAATAATGTAAGAATATGGACAAGGAAAAGAACAATGCAATATGCTGGCCTGGTTAGACGCTCAGAAAAGACATTCAACATTGGTTGTGGTCCAACTTTGCAAACCCTGG CTACTACAAATTTAGCAGATGATTTTGAAGAGACTAAAATGTCTGGTTTGACTAGCCAGCTTATTCCAAATTCATCTGGG GTGGAATCTCTGGTAAGAGATATATGCGATACGACTTCAGTTGCAGAGTTTGAACTAAAA CTTGGTGGATTTCGGCTATATATAATGAGGGACTTAGCAGGAAAAAGTGAACCTCCACCTGCCATACCAAGTCCCCCTCCTGTCAGTGTTAGCACCAGTAAAACTGTTGAAGCACCTGACTCAAATGGGTCTGTTTCTACACCTACTTTAGCTATCACCAAACCACTTTCTTCTTCTGGGAGAATCCAATTGTTACTTGATAAAGCTGCAGATGAAGGTTTGGTGATACTTCAGTCTCCAAAG GTAGGTTTTTTCAGGAGATCTCGAACCATAAAGGGGAAGCGTGCTCCACCATCGTGTAAAGAG AAACAAACAGTGAAGGAGGGCCAAGTGCTTTGCTACATTGAACAACTAGGTGGTGAAATTCCAATTGAG TCTGACGTATCTGGGGAGGTCATCAAAATTCTAAGAGACGATGGTG ATCCAGTAGGATATGGTGACGCACTTATTGCACTTCTCCCTTCTTTCCCCGGGATAAAGAAGCTCCAGTAG
- the LOC18595754 gene encoding NAC domain-containing protein 82: MEKNSLAPGFRFHPTDVELLQYYLRRKVLGKKFSFEAIAEVDIYKYAPWDLPHKSLLRIGDLKWYFFCPMKKKYGKGSRFNRATAYGYWKTTGKDRPVRYNDKVVGSIRTLVFHRGKAPRGDRTDWVLHEYRLEDEHLLDEGVVQDDYVLCVIFCKDGPGHRNGAQYGAPFREEDWTDDEEVIKEVFNSTDLPTPTFTTASPCFPQSQCLGSPAESSHFAASPSVVLDADKSLTSMEASQVLVDDSISAMLSAGQSEDYSPVAIANDDLEFLESPDIAVDDEIMSLLATFREDDTLNSLML; encoded by the coding sequence atGGAGAAAAATTCACTGGCTCCTGGATTTCGGTTTCATCCCACCGACGTTGAGCTTCTTCAATACTATCTGAGGAGGAAGGTTTTGGGGAAGAAGTTTTCTTTTGAAGCTATTGCCGAGGTTGACATATACAAGTATGCTCCTTGGGATCTGCCGCACAAGTCTCTTTTAAGGATTGGGGATCTCAAGTGGTACTTTTTCTGTCCAATGAAGAAGAAATATGGAAAAGGGAGTAGGTTCAATCGTGCCACTGCCTATGGGTATTGGAAGACCACTGGGAAAGACAGACCTGTTCGTTACAATGACAAAGTTGTGGGGAGTATTAGAACTTTGGTCTTCCACAGAGGGAAAGCCCCACGAGGAGACCGAACAGATTGGGTTCTGCACGAATACAGACTGGAAGATGAACATCTACTTGACGAGGGAGTTGTACAGGATGATTACGTTCTTTGTGTTATCTTCTGTAAGGATGGTCCAGGCCATAGAAACGGTGCCCAATATGGAGCACCATTTAGAGAGGAGGACTGGACCGATGATGAGGAAGTTATTAAGGAGGTCTTTAATTCCACGGACTTGCCTACACCAACCTTCACTACTGCTAGCCCCTGTTTTCCTCAGAGCCAATGCCTTGGATCACCAGCTGAATCAAGTCATTTTGCAGCTTCTCCTTCAGTGGTTCTTGATGCAGACAAGTCTCTCACATCCATGGAGGCTTCTCAAGTTTTAGTTGATGATAGTATTTCGGCAATGCTGTCTGCTGGCCAAAGTGAAGATTATTCTCCAGTGGCTATTGCCAATGATGATCTTGAGTTCTTGGAGTCTCCTGACATTGCTGTTGATGATGAAATTATGTCATTGTTGGCCACATTTAGGGAAGATGATACTTTAAAcagtttgatgttgtga